In Pseudoxanthomonas sp., one genomic interval encodes:
- a CDS encoding PaaI family thioesterase yields the protein MSDATADIDALLRSRLLAGAPLQIPPPCLLDMQGEPVDYVEGQSLAMRFPVSPRYQNPIGHMQGGFIVAALDNTLGPFSYLIAPPSVTTSLNTQYLRPVTPEMPHIVCHAWLVERTRTQLFLAGEVRDDAGRVLVICQAVCQILPQKAG from the coding sequence ATGAGCGACGCGACCGCCGACATCGACGCCCTGCTGCGCAGCCGCCTGCTGGCCGGCGCCCCGCTGCAGATCCCGCCGCCCTGCCTGCTCGACATGCAGGGCGAACCGGTCGACTACGTGGAAGGGCAGTCGCTGGCGATGCGCTTCCCTGTATCGCCGCGCTACCAGAATCCGATCGGGCACATGCAGGGCGGTTTCATCGTCGCCGCGCTGGACAATACGCTGGGGCCGTTCTCGTACCTGATCGCACCGCCGAGCGTGACGACCTCGCTCAACACCCAGTACCTGCGCCCGGTGACGCCGGAGATGCCGCACATCGTCTGCCATGCGTGGTTGGTGGAACGCACGCGCACGCAGCTGTTCCTCGCCGGCGAGGTGCGCGACGACGCAGGCCGTGTGCTGGTGATATGCCAGGCGGTGTGCCAGATCCTGCCGCAGAAGGCAGGCTGA